atataataggatgaaaggatagattaaggaacttacttctaaagagcaacaacttgtttaaaatgttttacattggtttagattttagtctattgatacaaacttagttaattttgttatattgtgtatatatttctactcttgtttaaggtattatgtttatatagctcatttaaaattgtaatggataattaaaaatagattgataattagtcatctatgataatcatacttgtagccatgttagttaagtcttctaggtatacctagacatatttcagatagataggtaatcttcaaatacttcaaagacctacagaatatggcatttaaaatacttttaaaatttagactttctggacagtgagacatgtctgctcctggcagcaccgatttacttcagagaggaggatgggcattaaagacacttcatatggaatttatcttcaccttgacaaaaatagccatttgggcaagaaactgttcttgcctggactgcttgatcaactggacatgcaggacccatagaaaggtgaccactaaactttgtttgacaaaatggtccttcaggttcctgcttcgcagaggaaactgccagacattctacaggacactgaaaaaagtgaccgagagactctagccctgtgggctaaagacagatgccccaactttacaaaggaacattaggtgactgtccaggctgccagctgtctctgtctactcttgcaagactcctgaaaaatgcttacatccttctcccggttttcaggtaatattatatccttctgaggtctttgatgtggttaaagactagatagttataatttcctcagttatgatacaagataagttagatataaaaccttagactcacaaatataagatagataggatatcttctttaatattgtaactgtaattcttgcttgataattgttatctgtaattttactatataaaagttaaccttccttttttaacaaaaaagaaaaggggaagtgctgtggatatcgctctgtacaaataaaatgctgattggccagtggccaggcaggaagtataggtgggacaagagagaattctgggaagtaaaaggctggggagagacaccgccagccgccgccatgagaagcaacatgtaaagacactggtaagccacacgccatgtggcaaagtatagactaacagaaatgggttaatttaagatagaaaaggtagataacaagcagcctgccatggccatacagtttataagcaatataagtttctgtgtgctttcttagttgggtctgagcgactgtgggactggcgggtaagagagatttgtcctgactgtgggccagacaggaaaactctaactacatccaaCAACCAAACAGAAGCTGGTAAAATCTTTCAGTTAACTCCATGACTTAAAAAGAAACACTGTAAACCTACTGAACAGCAAGCATATTTACAGGTCCAGAAATTTGtagaaatgtaaacatttattGTTAAATTCAtacattataaaattacattcaaagtttaaaaaaaaaagggggggggaaaaCAAGCCCAGTATTTGCTTGCTTTGGTTTGAATGTGTCCCCAAAGGTTCATTCAGGAGTTGAATCTTGGTCCCTAGTAGAGCAGTGTTAAGAGGGGAGGAGACCTCTgaggtggctggctctgccttacAAGCCTGTTCCATCTTGTTGCATTCTGCTATGTGGGATGCAGAAAGAAGATCCTCCCCAGATGCCAAAGCCTAAACCTCTATTCTTTATACATTGTCCAGTGTATGGTATTCagctatagcaacagaaaatgggcTGAAACCACCCAGCGGAAATGTATGGTTAGGTTATTACACgtcagattttttttgtgtgcttGTTATGGAAAATGTCCACGGTTGTCTCATGACACGGTCTCAGATCTAAGTCACAATATCCAAGGGAAAAACGACCCtatgaagaaaagaagaacacCGTTAAAAATGACACACACAGAAAGCCAAGCGTGATGTTCCGTCTACAGTGCCAGCCACTCTGGAGGCTAAGAGACCAGAgttcatcaaaacaaacaagaaaacagtgCTCACCGTTAATCAGGAAATCACATCcttgaagggaaaggaggaaggatgggTCTCGGGGAGAGGGGATGTGGGAGGAGCGActggcaggagaggagggaggggaaatcagTCAGGATGTAACATGTAAGAAAAGAatacaaacaaacgaacaaaatcACATCCTACCTGTGGTTTCTTAAAATAATCAAGTCCTCTTCCAATTTTAAACATCCATCCATTGTTGAACCTATGAAATCAGTGTATAGCATTACATTCAAGACATCTGAATTagtttttaaaagccagaggtggtTAAGGATCATTAAGATTTCCCCCTAAACAAAAGCATGAGCTGAATCACACCTGGGGTGAGTCCCAAGCTCAGTctataaggaaaacaaaaacagcattaAACACCATCAGCTAACCTGACTGGCTGAGAAAGAACTTAACCATTAAATGGAAAGCTACTTTTGACTTCAGCTTGCTCAGGCTCTTCCTGTCTGCTAACAAGAGACATCCAGAAAGAGTGTGGTGGCGTTCAAAGGTGcctgtttgtcaacttgactacatctgtaattaactaaaacccaaatggttGTGCACACCTCTGagggatttgtttttctttaattaaactgTTTGAGCCGAGTGGTGGTAACGCACTCCTTTGATACCAtttctccagaggcagaggcaggtgaatctctgtgagttcaaggccagcctggtctacaaagtgagttctaggacaagaTCCaaaaaagttacacagagaaaccctgtcttgaacccacccccccaaaaaaaccataTTTGAAGTgggagccaggagtggtggcacatgatcTACCTTTAATTTGGGCTACACCTttggtggcagcctatataaggacatggaagaaggaagcttgctctctctctctctctctctctctctttctctctctctctttctctctctctctcactagcaagtccattccttcactgacgtTAGAGTCTACTTTTTCAGGACtctggtgtatactgaagaccagctgagacatccagcctcatggactgaacaactactgggttctcggaccttccattggtagatagccattgttggactaactagaccacagcctgtaagcctcTCTAAAAAatcctcttttgtgtgtgtgtgtgtgtgtgtgtgtgtgtgtgtgtccgtccattCTTTAACTTATGTTCCTCTAAAGAAGCCTGACTAACACAGTGTCACTATTcagagatggggatggggatcccaaaggcagcccagcccctgaCTTCCACTTCAACAATGGAGCACTGCCATCCATTTTGCATATTTAGCTTCTGATTAACTTTGTATTAAAAACAAGGATCTCTTTGCTGTATCATCTGAAAAGCACTATGCTAAAGGGAAGGAAGGATATTAGTGTGATCCCTAAGAAGCTGTATATACGTTTCCTGATTAACAGCACACTACCAGAACATACCACCAAAGCCACAGTAGATGATAAATGGTAATTTCAGTAGGAAACTAATTACCTCCTACCACAATAACACTGGCTATGGTCTGCACAAAAGAACTCCTTCCCATATGACACAGAACCCATACATATTATTTGACTAGGATTACCTAAACTCACTCTACAGAGGTAAGCCAAGGTCCAAAGTGCAAAGTTATTAAGTCTGAGattgattttaaagttttaatatttaaatatgtgtatataattacaTTACACTGGAATTTTTAAAGCATGTCTgagctattaaaaaataaaatattacacacTAACCTAATTTCTCGGTCATGTATAGATGAAGAATAGTTTACTTCCAACAGCACGCCATGACTCCTGAGGGATTGCTTTATTTCTTCCAGGCCACTACTTTGCTGCACATTCCCAAGCCCCTATTGGTGGCATAAAACATAGTTTACTGCCTCAGTTATTAACAACTTAAATTATCCATGAGCTAGACAATGAATACCACAGAGTGATTAAACTGAAAGGATTCTACGTTAATTTCAAAGAAGCAACTAAACAATgggtaattattttctttttacatattgtttttatataaacaatTGTTTTCCTCATGTGAATACCACACaactccctcctgcctcagcctccctgttgCTAGGAGCGCAGGCATGGGGCACCACGCTCAGCAtccttaaatgtattttagtAATGATATTCAGTCATCCCGCCTACTTCTTAGACTAATTTTAGAAATTGTAATTATTTGGATGCACGCATACTTAAGACAAAATCAAAAGGGACACAGTGACAATCTAATCCCAGGTGAGGGACAGAACTGTCACTGGTGCAGACTGCATGATCGCTGACACCCGagaccaaaccaacaaacagctGAATACAAGGTCAACACTCTCAAATCAATAGCCTTTCTCTTAAGATACGCTCTGCTTGGTACTACATGGTCAATTAGTCCCAAGGAAATACATCTAGCTGAAGTACTGGACGAGGTAACTTGTAACTGAACACGGTTAAGTCAAGATAGAATGAGGTTTTTCAGATACCTACATCCACAGAGGTGAGAAGGTGAATAGTTCTTACTTTACATGGCTTCTTAATCAGCATCTCACAAAACCGAAGGAAGTTATACAGCTGAAAGGTATCAGGATGGATTAGCACTAACTTGTACAGTTTTCCCTCTGTGTCCAGCAAGAATCGATTCTAGGACACATTCCCCAAGCCAGATACTGTCCATAGATacttccattattttattttattttttaagatttatttatttattatgtatacagtgttctgcctacatgtatgcctgcaggccagaagagggcaccagatctcattacagatggttgtgagtcaccatgcagttgctgggaattttgaactcaggacctctggaagagcagccagtgctcttaacctctgagccacctctccagcacaccCATCTGTTATTTTAAATGATGCTCTATCAGCCCAGAACCTACACACACCCTCCAAAgaactttaaatcatctctagactACTTACGCTATCCAACACAATGTAATCACTGTGCATTATTGTTGTACTGACATGTCTGTATATGTTTAGTACAGATAGgatttttaatagtatttttgaTCCTCCATCACATCCATGGATAGGAAACCCATAACCACAGACAGCTGACAGTACAATTAAAGTTACATCTCATTATATTTTAGTACATGCCACTTACCTGATGAGTTTGTCTGATATAAGGGTCTTCGATCCAAACTTCCATAACTGTCTCATGAAGGTACTCTTTAAAAAGTGACTCGTAACTGAAACCAGTTGCATTCTCTTCTATTTTAATCTGCTTGTGATATTTTCCATCTACAAAACACAAGCTACCGTGATATGACCAGTGACCACTTTCTTAAAAATCACATCTTTATTCCTTTGTGTGGGGGTGGGCATGCAAGTGGGAGCAAGCATGCCATGAAGAATGAGTAGAGGTCAGAACACAactgggagttggctctctccttctactacgTGGTCCATCTcccgggattgaactcaggtccttaggtttGTTGGCAAGTGGTTTTACCCGTTGAACCACCTCACTAGTGCCTGTGAACACTTTCTTTTTACCCAGCTGATCGGTTGCACACAGTGATTAATCCGGACACATTACAATCTTTTCAACTCATTTACTCGGTAGCTATCACGTGCCTACTCTATGTCACGCACCTGCAAAATGTTTCTTACACATAGGGAAAGAAGACAAAATACTATTCCAAAAGAGACCCCCGCCTTCACAGAGGATAGGCAAAGGGGGCCATCcagatgtttcctttttaaaaattaaaaaaaaattgttttatgtgtatgaatgtctttCCTGACTCTATGCAtttgcaccacatacatgcagagtcCTCGGAGGTCAGAAATAGAGCCTTAGATTCCCCAGAAGTTAAgaatgtttgtgagctgccatactggtgctgggaactgaacctgagggtgctctgcaagagcagtcagtgctctgctGCGCCATCTCTCAGCCCACAAGAGGTTACTTGAAAATGGTTCCTTCGCTGTCTCCGACAGGCTGGGAAATGTATACCAGAGAGGACTGACTGCACCCAGGTGTCGCCAAGACCCTGTCACAGTGGGCAGAACACGAGATGTACTCAGCTGACTTGCCACTTCCTGTCTTGCAACCTCATGGCTCAAGCGAGCGTTAATTACCTAACGGGGCCATGGAGTTCAGATGCCATTCATAGCACCTTAGGAGTGCTTCTGTaaggctttgttttgagacacatagcccaggctggccacaaaccccttatgtagctgagggtgacccttgtagtggatagccctcccagcattggcttggaagttccaacccccattgaggcttcggtaatggtcacgcccacaaggcaggggtggaggaggaagcggaagacccaagatagagaggagggctctcGCCCTTGGGTC
The sequence above is drawn from the Onychomys torridus chromosome 18, mOncTor1.1, whole genome shotgun sequence genome and encodes:
- the Mitd1 gene encoding MIT domain-containing protein 1 isoform X3, whose translation is MAKSSLGQDADSTAAVAVLKRAVELDAESRYQQALVCYQEGIDMLLQVLKGTKDSSKKSVLRTRISNYMDRAENIKKYLDQEKEDGKYHKQIKIEENATGFSYESLFKEYLHETVMEVWIEDPYIRQTHQGLGNVQQSSGLEEIKQSLRSHGVLLEVNYSSSIHDREIRFNNGWMFKIGRGLDYFKKPQGRFSLGYCDLDLRPCHETTVDIFHNKHTKKI
- the Mitd1 gene encoding MIT domain-containing protein 1 isoform X2, translated to MAKSSLGQDADSTAAVAVLKRAVELDAESRYQQALVCYQEGIDMLLQVLKGTKDSSKKSVLRTRISNYMDRAENIKKYLDQEKEDGKYHKQIKIEENATGFSYESLFKEYLHETVMEVWIEDPYIRQTHQLYNFLRFCEMLIKKPCKGLGNVQQSSGLEEIKQSLRSHGVLLEVNYSSSIHDREIRFNNGWMFKIGRGLDYFKKPQGRFSLGYCDLDLRPCHETTVDIFHNKHTKKI
- the Mitd1 gene encoding MIT domain-containing protein 1 isoform X1 — translated: MAKSSLGQDADSTAAVAVLKRAVELDAESRYQQALVCYQEGIDMLLQVLKGTKDSSKKSVLRTRISNYMDRAENIKKYLDQEKEDGKYHKQIKIEENATGFSYESLFKEYLHETVMEVWIEDPYIRQTHQLYNFLRFCEMLIKKPCKVRTIHLLTSVDGLGNVQQSSGLEEIKQSLRSHGVLLEVNYSSSIHDREIRFNNGWMFKIGRGLDYFKKPQGRFSLGYCDLDLRPCHETTVDIFHNKHTKKI